In Liquorilactobacillus nagelii DSM 13675, the following proteins share a genomic window:
- a CDS encoding PTS system mannose/fructose/sorbose family transporter subunit IID, whose amino-acid sequence MAENSTRNAKKTLSNKELTSMYIRSWFLLGSFNFERVQNMGFCFVMIPAIKKLYAPGKERNEALERHMEWFNTHPWLTAPIFGVTAAMEEEKANGGEVDGTAIAAMKIGLMGPLAGVGDPLFWGTVRPVLAALGAGIAMTGSLLGPLIFFVAINTIRLGCKWYLLRYGYLKGNEIIQDMAGDRIKKLTRGAAITGLFTMGALVCKWTTINIPIVVTKIKGKTTTVQNILDSVLPGMLALVLTLFVAWLLKKGVNPLLIIIVIFGIGILGKCCGFLE is encoded by the coding sequence GTGGCGGAAAATTCAACAAGAAACGCAAAGAAAACTCTATCCAATAAGGAATTAACCAGTATGTATATTCGCTCTTGGTTTTTATTGGGGTCATTTAATTTTGAGCGGGTTCAGAATATGGGCTTTTGTTTTGTAATGATCCCAGCAATAAAAAAATTATATGCGCCGGGAAAAGAACGCAATGAAGCCTTGGAACGGCATATGGAATGGTTTAATACCCACCCTTGGCTGACAGCACCAATTTTTGGTGTTACAGCAGCGATGGAAGAAGAAAAGGCTAATGGTGGAGAAGTAGATGGCACCGCAATTGCCGCAATGAAGATTGGCTTGATGGGACCTTTGGCTGGAGTGGGTGATCCATTATTTTGGGGAACAGTTCGACCGGTGCTAGCAGCGTTAGGAGCGGGGATTGCGATGACCGGCAGTTTATTAGGTCCGCTGATTTTCTTTGTTGCGATTAATACAATTCGACTAGGTTGCAAATGGTATTTACTACGTTATGGTTACTTAAAAGGTAATGAAATTATTCAAGATATGGCCGGGGATCGAATTAAAAAATTAACTCGCGGAGCAGCGATCACCGGTTTGTTTACAATGGGAGCTTTAGTTTGTAAATGGACAACCATTAACATCCCCATTGTAGTTACGAAGATTAAAGGAAAGACCACCACAGTCCAAAATATTTTAGATTCGGTGTTGCCAGGGATGTTGGCCTTAGTTTTAACATTGTTTGTTGCGTGGTTATTGAAAAAAGGTGTCAATCCATTATTAATTATTATTGTGATTTTTGGAATTGGAATTTTAGGAAAATGTTGTGGATTTCTGGAATAA
- the cas6 gene encoding CRISPR-associated endoribonuclease Cas6, translating to MNYYMRFSIELKFVSPKAKPVKLKIRYQEAFLYLLKSGLSHVDPNLFSYLYRKNTPKLFCLAANFPDATFYADSITLGEKNNAYWQLSTADAKLGLSFYNTLMYLYKNGPWPFGKCLKVMFGSPFQIKEPVIVTNEIKVKTLSPLVVRKDKRLFLSGTKDANLEQFNQVLQGNMQSRFKNYYPKEISHMIENMTYLPIKTRKTVIKTFDINIESTVGVFSLTADPVLLSLLVKNGLGIRTGSFSGCLKVIH from the coding sequence GTGAATTATTATATGAGGTTTTCAATAGAGTTAAAATTTGTTTCACCCAAGGCAAAACCAGTTAAATTAAAAATTAGGTATCAAGAAGCATTTTTGTATCTTTTGAAGTCGGGGTTATCGCATGTAGATCCGAATTTATTTTCTTATCTGTATAGAAAAAATACGCCGAAACTGTTTTGCCTTGCGGCTAATTTTCCCGATGCAACATTTTATGCTGACTCGATAACTTTAGGTGAAAAAAATAATGCTTATTGGCAATTAAGTACAGCGGATGCTAAGTTGGGGTTGTCTTTTTATAATACATTGATGTATCTGTACAAAAACGGTCCATGGCCGTTTGGAAAATGTCTTAAAGTGATGTTTGGTTCACCATTTCAAATTAAAGAACCCGTAATTGTGACCAATGAAATAAAAGTCAAAACCTTATCACCGTTGGTTGTAAGAAAAGATAAGCGACTATTTTTATCAGGAACTAAAGATGCAAATTTAGAGCAGTTCAATCAAGTGTTACAAGGAAATATGCAAAGCCGTTTTAAAAACTATTATCCAAAAGAAATAAGTCATATGATTGAAAATATGACTTATTTACCAATAAAGACCCGCAAAACAGTTATTAAAACTTTTGATATAAATATCGAATCAACAGTAGGTGTGTTCTCTTTAACTGCAGATCCAGTTTTGCTGAGCCTTTTGGTGAAAAACGGTTTAGGCATTCGAACGGGAAGCTTTTCAGGCTGTTTAAAAGTTATTCATTAA
- the cas8a1 gene encoding type I-B CRISPR-associated protein Cas8b1/Cst1 has protein sequence MQEVIDTDQKICFKSQGGWLENAGIIGLIRILDAEDVSIENNSLYVKKKALNYFAEKYFEFFIKIYGGQTRVARIIDFKVKIEEWQNIDENKADPEIIYNQLDNWYKNCLKYYIASGSFKKISSLFPPDFDSTLALKDCSKDLQKLKKLKKDNQGFNEVLQQLIPKLQQFIDYFSIPKAKKYFMAKTLSYIVINNAWGGISFFNPQTKTPDLYQDYEDAFVKPVVEYLKADHQKDVYRCATCGRPIKKQKYSYSFLNGVGYDTNRKTSNAWLFNNDQFMCPLCHLMYSAVSAGFNYDNRHQGIFINQNQDIELLKNANNKIILEMKRAVEKEQIISPWRAFALSFQEMFAKSSSYTLADIQVVSYQNGQYRFNLVPKKIASVLKKASEKPFSNRQKTVALLSVLNSAYIKNFQGQSSLQIYDAMLKLLLVSANLNSLISDVLQLKIVRHQDLHVTVEQIYNLIQINLIYFKEMSNLALTDEELRKMRGSGKNLGDGYANTNKRQTLAYRLLQALKIQNNDQFMNILLDAYLYQKKLVPKNFIQKMNSPEEFNQLGYAFIAGLIPNDNKNEEEK, from the coding sequence ATGCAAGAAGTTATTGATACAGATCAAAAAATTTGTTTTAAATCGCAAGGCGGTTGGCTAGAAAATGCTGGAATTATTGGTTTGATCAGAATTTTAGATGCTGAAGATGTTAGTATTGAAAATAATTCATTGTACGTAAAAAAGAAAGCGCTTAATTATTTTGCTGAAAAATATTTTGAATTTTTTATTAAAATCTATGGAGGACAAACTCGAGTAGCTAGAATTATAGACTTTAAGGTAAAGATAGAGGAATGGCAGAATATAGATGAAAATAAAGCAGATCCTGAAATTATTTATAATCAGTTAGATAACTGGTATAAAAATTGTTTGAAATATTATATTGCCTCAGGAAGTTTTAAAAAAATTAGTAGTTTGTTTCCGCCAGATTTTGATAGTACGTTAGCTTTAAAAGATTGCAGTAAAGACTTGCAAAAACTGAAAAAGTTAAAAAAAGACAATCAGGGTTTCAATGAAGTATTGCAGCAACTTATTCCTAAATTACAACAATTTATTGATTATTTTTCGATTCCAAAAGCTAAAAAATATTTTATGGCTAAAACACTTTCATATATTGTGATTAATAATGCATGGGGTGGAATTTCTTTTTTTAATCCGCAAACTAAAACGCCTGATTTGTATCAGGATTATGAAGATGCTTTTGTTAAGCCAGTAGTTGAATATTTGAAAGCAGATCATCAAAAAGATGTTTATCGATGTGCAACGTGTGGTCGGCCAATAAAGAAACAGAAATATTCATATAGCTTTTTGAATGGGGTGGGTTACGATACTAATCGCAAAACGAGCAATGCTTGGCTTTTTAATAATGATCAGTTTATGTGCCCACTTTGTCATTTAATGTATTCAGCAGTATCAGCAGGGTTTAACTATGATAACAGACATCAAGGCATTTTTATTAATCAAAATCAAGACATAGAGTTACTGAAAAATGCAAATAATAAAATTATTTTGGAAATGAAACGAGCAGTTGAAAAAGAGCAAATTATATCTCCTTGGAGAGCATTTGCATTATCATTTCAAGAAATGTTTGCCAAATCTAGCAGTTATACATTGGCTGACATTCAGGTTGTCAGTTATCAAAATGGACAGTATCGGTTTAATTTGGTTCCTAAAAAAATTGCTAGTGTTTTAAAAAAAGCTAGCGAAAAGCCTTTTTCAAATAGACAAAAAACAGTTGCTTTGTTATCAGTTTTAAATTCAGCATACATTAAAAATTTCCAAGGTCAAAGTTCACTTCAGATATATGATGCAATGTTAAAGCTGTTATTGGTTTCAGCTAATTTGAATTCGCTGATCAGTGATGTTTTGCAATTGAAGATAGTTAGGCATCAAGACTTGCATGTCACAGTTGAGCAAATCTATAACTTAATTCAAATTAATTTAATTTATTTTAAGGAGATGAGTAATTTGGCTTTAACAGATGAAGAACTAAGAAAGATGCGGGGCAGCGGAAAAAATCTGGGTGATGGCTATGCAAATACAAACAAAAGACAAACTTTAGCATATCGTTTGTTACAGGCGCTAAAAATTCAAAATAATGATCAATTTATGAATATTCTTTTGGATGCATACCTTTACCAGAAAAAATTGGTACCCAAAAATTTTATTCAAAAAATGAATTCACCAGAAGAATTTAATCAATTAGGTTATGCCTTTATTGCAGGATTAATTCCAAATGATAACAAAAATGAGGAGGAGAAGTAG
- the cas7i gene encoding type I-B CRISPR-associated protein Cas7/Cst2/DevR has protein sequence MKSKGLTLTILMQAASANYGESLGNIASLKKVTRGDGYQYTYISRQALRYNMIQQLGEPLATLSAEGSGDKKVIQFDKNATIKDYPEIDFFGYMKTATNKNAHVRSAKVRLSNAISLEPFRGDTDFLNNMGLAARIRKDKNDESINNSLAQSEIHHSYYRYTVTIDLDQIGIDDTDEIEIDNQEKARRVAKLLDTVAYLYRDIRGRREDFKPLFVIGGVYNIKNPVFENILNIKNNSILIEPLKDVMTKEIKDQTRVGVVSGQFDNTDELKKELNAVSVAKFFDSLKQKVADYYEGN, from the coding sequence ATGAAGAGTAAAGGATTAACGTTAACAATCTTAATGCAAGCAGCAAGTGCTAACTATGGAGAAAGTTTGGGAAATATTGCTTCCTTGAAAAAAGTGACTCGTGGCGATGGTTATCAATATACTTACATTTCCAGACAGGCTTTGCGTTATAACATGATTCAACAATTAGGCGAGCCACTTGCTACATTATCAGCAGAAGGTTCGGGGGATAAAAAGGTTATTCAGTTCGATAAGAATGCAACAATTAAAGATTATCCAGAAATTGATTTTTTTGGTTATATGAAAACTGCTACAAATAAAAACGCGCATGTGCGTTCAGCTAAAGTTCGACTTTCTAATGCAATCAGTTTGGAACCTTTTCGCGGCGATACTGACTTTTTAAATAATATGGGTTTGGCAGCTAGGATTAGAAAAGATAAGAATGATGAATCAATCAATAATAGCTTAGCACAGTCAGAAATTCATCATTCTTATTATCGTTACACTGTAACTATTGATTTAGATCAGATTGGTATTGATGATACGGATGAAATTGAAATTGATAATCAAGAAAAAGCGCGTCGAGTAGCAAAATTATTAGATACTGTTGCTTATTTATATCGTGACATTCGTGGCCGGCGTGAAGACTTTAAACCACTTTTTGTAATTGGCGGAGTTTATAACATCAAGAATCCAGTTTTTGAAAATATTTTAAATATTAAAAATAATTCAATTCTAATTGAACCTTTAAAGGACGTTATGACAAAGGAGATTAAAGATCAAACCAGGGTTGGTGTTGTTTCAGGACAATTTGATAACACGGATGAATTAAAAAAAGAGTTGAACGCAGTTTCGGTTGCAAAATTTTTTGATTCATTAAAACAGAAAGTAGCTGATTACTATGAAGGCAATTAA
- the cas5 gene encoding CRISPR-associated protein Cas5 — protein MKAIKITAFQESANYKVPISHDFRESYPLPPYSTVIGMVHYLCDFKEYHPMKISIQGSYGSTTSDLYTEYEFKNGMKFEPKRHQLSVNGFGISRGVAQVQLMTDVNLVLHVIPEDQAEVENIYNCLKYPREYPSIGRREDLAVFENVEVVEVSQCRLSKDLYSGEYANGTQQGLRKNWAAYIPNEILNNSLDFSHRDKHETDIDTGTKYSLNKVYSLVKTRKNKPAERRWEKHEVVYTEFSIWQDAVITADDEGDAIFAV, from the coding sequence ATGAAGGCAATTAAGATAACTGCTTTTCAAGAATCTGCAAATTATAAAGTTCCAATCAGTCATGATTTTCGAGAAAGCTACCCTTTGCCACCCTATTCAACAGTTATTGGAATGGTACATTATTTATGTGATTTCAAAGAATATCATCCAATGAAAATCAGTATTCAAGGATCATATGGTTCAACAACAAGTGATTTATATACCGAATATGAGTTTAAAAATGGAATGAAATTTGAGCCTAAACGTCATCAGCTTAGCGTAAATGGCTTTGGTATTAGTCGCGGGGTAGCACAAGTTCAATTGATGACGGATGTTAACTTGGTGTTGCACGTTATTCCTGAAGATCAAGCAGAAGTGGAAAATATTTATAATTGCTTGAAGTATCCGCGGGAATATCCAAGTATTGGTCGAAGAGAAGATTTAGCAGTTTTTGAGAATGTTGAAGTCGTAGAGGTATCTCAATGTCGTTTGAGTAAAGATCTTTATTCAGGTGAATACGCAAATGGTACACAGCAGGGCTTAAGAAAGAATTGGGCTGCATATATTCCAAATGAAATTCTAAACAATAGTCTTGATTTTTCTCATCGTGATAAACATGAAACGGACATTGATACAGGTACTAAATACAGTCTTAATAAGGTTTATTCGTTGGTAAAAACAAGAAAAAACAAACCGGCAGAACGACGTTGGGAAAAACATGAAGTAGTTTATACAGAATTTTCAATTTGGCAAGATGCAGTGATTACGGCAGATGATGAGGGAGATGCAATTTTTGCTGTCTGA
- a CDS encoding CRISPR-associated helicase/endonuclease Cas3 — protein MDFLAKSNGETLSEHTENLLIQFKLLKKFYPQALSEDEWNILLLACKYHDLGKMNNKFQDKIKSKRRGMEKDELPHGLLSASLIPYRELRALYPISDLRALAYSVALHHERDFSEFDQDDYKREVRLLAEPADNFDFNRIGLHQMLPQVPPGRYFEFKTVIGATKEPDTYRKYVKTKGLLNRIDFAASGYYQVEFPDNGYLQEHLQENALEKWQKEQPDADWNEMQTWMGKHIEDNVMIIAQTGMGKTEGGLRWLANDKGFFTLPLKSAINSIYDRIKNEIFEKTEESKNYVGILHSDMQQILLEEFEKNDDFDSSNLNDYKAYLNENRGWSLPLTITTLDQVFNIVYHYRGYEPKLATLSYSKIIIDEVQMYSPDLLAYLIYGLKMIQKLGGKFAVMTATLAPFVVDLFKKNGLEFIMPTHPFLLPEFSQRHSVKILHHQLNANDIKNSFHNNKVLVICNTIKEAVSLYDELSFQLKDNVKLIHSRFIRKDRQRLEKEITNFSSKEIKKFGVWIGTQVVEASLDIDFDVLYTELSELNSLFQRMGRCYRRRNFDRTGYNVFIYDGGEELPSGVHESSQRSVYDYEMFCLSKKAVANLNGQLSEQDKMDLIERTYTMKNLKDSSYLIKVRDTFEYLDACSNDHKSKQEIAKEFRDIESVTGIPQKIADENEALIKRLNELLQSNNYQKNQYEITKLKNEVLNLTVQVPSYLFYRKRNDIEVGLVELSRYQKIPIISDEYEYDNNKGLSLSPKKKEHEFDNIF, from the coding sequence ATGGACTTTTTAGCTAAATCAAATGGTGAAACTTTAAGTGAACATACAGAGAATTTATTAATTCAGTTTAAACTTTTGAAGAAATTTTACCCACAAGCATTAAGCGAGGACGAATGGAACATTTTACTATTAGCTTGTAAATACCATGATTTAGGCAAAATGAATAATAAATTCCAAGATAAAATAAAAAGTAAAAGACGAGGAATGGAAAAAGATGAATTACCTCATGGTTTACTAAGTGCGTCATTAATTCCGTATAGAGAATTACGAGCATTGTATCCTATTAGTGACTTGAGAGCACTAGCTTATTCTGTCGCTCTTCACCACGAAAGAGATTTTTCGGAATTTGATCAGGATGATTATAAAAGAGAGGTTAGATTACTAGCAGAACCTGCTGATAATTTTGATTTTAATAGAATCGGATTACATCAGATGCTACCTCAAGTACCTCCTGGCAGATATTTTGAATTTAAAACGGTTATAGGTGCTACTAAGGAACCTGATACTTATAGAAAATATGTTAAAACAAAAGGACTTTTGAATAGAATTGATTTTGCAGCTTCAGGTTATTATCAAGTTGAATTTCCTGACAATGGTTATTTGCAGGAACATTTGCAAGAAAATGCTTTAGAAAAGTGGCAAAAAGAGCAACCGGATGCAGATTGGAATGAAATGCAAACTTGGATGGGCAAGCATATTGAAGATAACGTTATGATTATTGCTCAAACGGGAATGGGTAAAACAGAAGGCGGGTTGCGTTGGTTAGCAAATGATAAAGGGTTCTTTACTTTACCACTTAAATCAGCAATAAATAGTATTTATGATCGAATTAAAAATGAAATATTTGAAAAAACTGAGGAATCAAAAAATTATGTAGGAATTCTGCATTCTGATATGCAACAGATTTTGCTTGAAGAATTTGAGAAAAACGATGATTTTGATAGCTCAAATTTAAATGACTATAAAGCTTATTTAAATGAAAACCGAGGCTGGTCGTTGCCATTAACAATAACAACGTTAGATCAAGTTTTTAATATTGTTTATCATTATCGTGGATATGAACCTAAGTTAGCTACTTTAAGCTATTCAAAAATTATAATTGATGAAGTTCAAATGTATTCGCCAGATTTGTTAGCATATTTGATTTATGGGCTAAAGATGATTCAAAAATTGGGTGGAAAATTCGCTGTGATGACAGCAACACTAGCCCCATTTGTTGTGGACTTGTTTAAGAAGAATGGCTTAGAATTCATAATGCCGACACATCCATTTTTATTGCCGGAATTTTCGCAACGTCATTCAGTTAAGATTTTACATCATCAACTGAATGCTAATGATATTAAGAACAGTTTTCACAATAATAAAGTATTGGTTATCTGTAACACAATTAAGGAGGCAGTTTCATTATATGACGAGCTATCTTTTCAATTAAAAGATAATGTCAAATTAATTCACAGTCGATTTATCCGGAAAGATCGTCAAAGGTTAGAGAAAGAAATTACTAATTTTAGTAGTAAAGAAATTAAGAAATTTGGAGTTTGGATTGGTACTCAGGTGGTAGAAGCTTCGCTCGATATAGATTTTGATGTTTTATATACTGAATTATCAGAATTAAATAGTCTTTTTCAGCGAATGGGACGTTGCTATCGTCGACGTAATTTTGATAGGACAGGATACAATGTTTTTATTTATGATGGGGGAGAAGAGTTACCAAGTGGTGTGCATGAATCTAGTCAGCGTTCAGTTTATGATTATGAAATGTTTTGTCTATCTAAAAAAGCAGTTGCTAATTTGAATGGCCAGCTTAGTGAGCAAGATAAAATGGATTTAATTGAAAGAACTTATACCATGAAAAATCTAAAAGACAGTTCATATTTAATAAAAGTACGAGATACGTTTGAGTATCTAGATGCTTGTTCCAATGATCATAAATCTAAACAAGAAATTGCAAAAGAGTTCAGAGACATTGAGTCTGTTACGGGCATTCCTCAAAAAATAGCTGATGAGAATGAGGCCCTGATTAAGCGATTGAATGAATTATTGCAATCAAATAATTATCAGAAAAATCAGTATGAGATTACAAAGTTAAAAAATGAAGTCTTAAATCTGACAGTGCAAGTCCCATCTTATTTATTTTATCGAAAAAGAAATGATATTGAAGTAGGACTTGTTGAACTCTCGCGTTATCAAAAAATTCCAATTATAAGTGACGAATATGAATATGATAATAATAAAGGCTTGAGCTTGAGCCCTAAAAAAAAAGAACATGAATTTGATAATATTTTTTAA
- the cas4 gene encoding CRISPR-associated protein Cas4, which yields MKITGNMVNYYFVCTRKLWLFSHQIQFENENENVRLGKILDEKSYGRNEKHVMLDNVVNLDMIENWSVIHEIKKTRAIEPAAEWQLKYYMYYLEQKEIQVTKGILDYPKLKQRFEYHLTEKDRKKLQSYMENIKEIVRRKTAPKVISQSICKSCAYYEYCYV from the coding sequence ATGAAAATTACGGGCAATATGGTTAATTATTATTTTGTTTGTACGCGCAAGTTATGGCTATTTAGCCATCAAATTCAATTTGAAAATGAGAATGAAAATGTTAGGTTAGGCAAAATATTAGATGAAAAAAGTTATGGTCGTAATGAAAAACATGTCATGTTGGATAATGTTGTAAATTTAGATATGATTGAGAATTGGTCGGTAATTCATGAAATAAAAAAAACAAGGGCAATTGAACCTGCTGCTGAATGGCAACTTAAATATTACATGTATTATTTAGAACAAAAAGAAATTCAAGTAACAAAGGGAATTCTGGATTACCCTAAATTAAAACAAAGATTTGAATACCATTTAACTGAGAAAGATAGGAAAAAATTACAGAGTTATATGGAGAATATCAAGGAAATTGTAAGGAGAAAAACTGCTCCAAAGGTAATTTCTCAATCAATTTGCAAGTCGTGTGCTTATTATGAATATTGTTACGTTTAA
- the cas1b gene encoding type I-B CRISPR-associated endonuclease Cas1b, giving the protein MKIPVHFFNYYGYYTGSFYPREQNVSGTLLIKQVNVYQDSTKRIKLAQKFVFGAAENCLRNLKYYQRRNKDLMTEINQITALEKAIFRTVSIPELMGVEGDFHRIYYSAWQKIFSEDIDFDKRVRRPPDNLVNALISFLNMMTYSVCLSEIYVTQLNPTISYLHTSLERRFSLGLDISEIFKPLLVDRIVFNLINKGVIKEDDVEKNSNYCYLKPISLRKVTQMFDEYLQKTITHRQLHRKVSYRRLIRLECYKIIKDLMGEEEYQPFKLWW; this is encoded by the coding sequence ATGAAAATCCCTGTGCATTTTTTCAATTATTATGGATATTATACTGGTAGCTTTTACCCACGTGAACAAAATGTGTCAGGTACACTTTTAATTAAGCAGGTAAATGTGTATCAAGATTCAACTAAAAGAATAAAATTAGCTCAGAAATTTGTTTTTGGTGCAGCTGAGAATTGCTTAAGAAATTTAAAATATTATCAACGACGGAATAAAGACTTGATGACAGAGATAAATCAAATTACAGCCTTAGAGAAAGCTATTTTTAGGACAGTCAGTATACCAGAGTTAATGGGGGTTGAAGGTGATTTTCATCGAATTTATTATTCTGCATGGCAGAAAATTTTTAGTGAGGATATCGACTTTGATAAGAGGGTTAGAAGACCACCCGATAATTTAGTTAATGCACTGATATCATTTTTAAATATGATGACTTATAGTGTCTGTTTATCAGAAATATATGTAACTCAGTTGAATCCAACAATCAGCTATTTACACACATCACTTGAACGTAGGTTTTCTTTAGGTTTGGATATTTCTGAAATTTTCAAACCATTATTAGTAGATCGAATAGTTTTTAATTTAATAAATAAGGGGGTCATTAAAGAAGACGATGTAGAAAAGAATTCAAATTATTGTTATCTAAAGCCTATATCTTTGCGCAAAGTAACACAGATGTTTGATGAGTATCTTCAGAAAACAATCACGCATCGTCAACTCCATAGAAAAGTTTCATATCGCCGACTTATTAGATTGGAATGTTACAAGATTATTAAAGATTTAATGGGAGAGGAAGAATATCAACCTTTTAAATTATGGTGGTGA
- the cas2 gene encoding CRISPR-associated endonuclease Cas2: MYIILVYDIALDQNGAKVLRHVFKICKKYLSHVQKSVFEGELTKSQLQKLTTELDKWVRNDKDSIIIFKNRNKNWLDKKFIGLDMSDETSNFF, from the coding sequence TTGTATATAATATTAGTTTACGACATTGCTTTAGATCAGAATGGAGCTAAAGTTTTGAGACATGTTTTTAAAATTTGCAAAAAATATCTGAGCCATGTGCAAAAATCGGTTTTTGAAGGGGAACTTACCAAGTCACAATTACAAAAATTGACTACGGAGTTGGATAAATGGGTCAGAAATGATAAAGATTCGATAATTATTTTTAAAAATCGAAACAAAAATTGGCTTGATAAAAAATTTATTGGCCTAGATATGTCTGATGAAACATCAAATTTTTTTTGA